CTCGGCGGTATCGGTTCTCACTGGACGACGCCTCGCGGCAACCTCATCTCGGACGCTCTAGGCGTCGATGGTCTCTCGGCGGCGATTGCGGCCATGAAGCGGCAGGTTGATAGCGAGGGTAACAACGAGGACATTATCCCGAGTTGCTTGCTCACTACTGCTACGGATGAGGCGACCGGCTTGCAAGTCCTCCGCTCGGTCGAAGTCGCACGCGATACCACCGACCGCGACAACCAACCTACGGGTAACCCGTTGTTCTCACGGCTCCAGCTTGCTTCCGAAGCTCGTCTTGAAAACTCGGCGAAGTTTGGCGAAGCGGCGACCTCGGAACATTGGTGGTTATTCGGTAGCCAGCAATCGAACGCCGTCTTCGTCGGTTTCCTCGATGGCAACCAAGCTCCGAGAATCGACTTCTTCGGAATCGATAAAAACGCCAATACCCTCAACCTGCAATGGCGAGTCTTCATCGACTTCGGTGCGGCTCTCGGTTATCCGGGAAGCTCGGTCTACAGCATCGGAGACGACTCGTCTCTCTAAGCTCCACTCCCTCTCTGTTTTCCCCGCGAAGGTTTCCAGGGAGGCGGGTTCTGGCGTAGCCGTTGGGCAGGCGGCTACGCCTTCTTTCGTTTTGGAAGGAGTCTCCGATGGAATGCCGAAAATGCGGATGCCGAGGCGGTCAAACGCTCGACGCTCGTTACGCAACCTTCCGAGGCGTAAGAATCGTTATCCGAAAGATTGCTTGCCGAGCCTGCGGAGCGGTCTACTCCCTCCAGAAGAAGACGAAGCCGGGAGAAGACCGCGACGAGTACGCCCCCGCTCCCGATCACGAAAACGACCGCCGCGAAGCCGACGAAGACGAGAGCGACCGATTCAATCCGTTTCTGTAGTCCGCTCGTCCCCTCTCTGTCAATAAATTCCGCTCTAGGCAGATTTTAGGAGGAGGCAATCCCGGCTACTTGGGGGGGGGGCGTCTTTGACAGCAGGGGTGTGCTTGACTTTTGTACGGTCAGACCGTATAGTTCTGTTGTGGGGCCGGAATGCATTGTTTTGGAACTGCGTCGGTTGATTGTTGTTTTGTACGGTTGAACCGTATAAGTTTTTAGTTCGTGGACTTTCTTTGACGATCAGGGAGGCAGAGAAGAGCAATGCCAAATTCAGACAAACTTGGTAAAGGAAACCAAGTTGCTGAAGCAGTGGTTCACTATCCGGTGCACTGCTTTAATCCCGAAGACTTGCTTCATTTCGTAGAATTAGACGAGTTCGAGCAGGAATGGAAGGAGTTAGGGTTAGACGTGGAAAGCGATTTATTTGCTGTCCAAATGGTCATTATGAGCGACCCCAAAAAGGCACCGGTTGTTCCCGGAACGGGAGGGCTCCGCAAGTTTCGCTTTGCCCCTGAACGCTGGAACACTGGCAAAAGGGGGGCTGCCCGCGTTTGTTACGTCTACTTTGAGGAGCATTGGACTGTCCTGCTTGTGACAGTCTACGGTAAAAATGAAAAAGACAACCTCACGGACGAAGAGAAGAAAGGAATTCAGATGTATATAAAGAAGATTGGGAAAATACTCTCGGAAAGGTCGTTCAAATAGGAGTTGCATGCGAACGACTTTATTTGGTTTATTATTTTAGGTTGGTTTTTTATGGAAGTTGCAGCGATGGAAAGGAAAGTGAGCCGCGGAGCGAAAATCGTTGACCGGCTCAAGAATTTTGCCGAGGCACTCGAAAGCAACGAGACGATCTCGGATAAATTCACGTGCCGCACGATCAAAGCTGACTTGCAACCGCAGGCATATAGCCCAGAGTTGGTCAAGGAAACACGCAATTTGCTTCGTGCAAGTCAGGCAATTTTCGCAAACT
The nucleotide sequence above comes from Blastopirellula sp. J2-11. Encoded proteins:
- a CDS encoding helix-turn-helix domain-containing protein, whose amino-acid sequence is MHANDFIWFIILGWFFMEVAAMERKVSRGAKIVDRLKNFAEALESNETISDKFTCRTIKADLQPQAYSPELVKETRNLLRASQAIFANFFGVSVKTIHDWEQGRNVPQGAACRLMDEIRRNPEYWLKRLIELSVVSDNCDEAIAK